From the Chitinolyticbacter meiyuanensis genome, one window contains:
- a CDS encoding AMP-binding protein, translating into MAEFLSLADVLAYRDPQTRIAVRAGQLCDAAAFRLRIAAWRAAFTAQEGRRWALFFDDAYEFAAALFGAWHAGVEPYLPADAQAATVARLRREVDGLAGDWPAPLLTLQAEQPAADADTDFPALGTSCRLVVYTSGSSGEPTAIAKRLDQLDSEVAALARCWPQLPEDCLVHGTVSHQHIYGLLFRVLWPLAAGRPFAAAQLRLPEQMAAELARQPSLLVTSPAHLKRLPAAVDWSGAKARLAGVFSSGGPLPESAIPLCAQLLGQSPVEIYGSSETGGVAWRQRGGVEAVDCWQPLPGVKLRATLAHLEVRSAHLPDNGWHAMPDRVRFHDEGFELLGRADRIVKIEEKRVSLDALEAALLQSGLLQDARALTLQGERSILAVVAVPNDAGWALHDNGGKRALNDALRDGLRGVVEPVALPRRWRYPWALPVNSQGKTTAAALVDCFDLREPEARLLHADANEAQLRLAINAKLPYFDGHFALAPVLPGVAQLEWVVGLGRRLFPLPSRFLRLETAKFQHVIAPGAMLDLELKFNPERGSLAYLLSSSAGVHASGRVVFGDAA; encoded by the coding sequence ATGGCTGAGTTCCTGTCACTGGCCGATGTACTTGCCTATCGCGACCCGCAGACGCGTATCGCCGTGCGCGCCGGGCAGCTTTGCGATGCCGCTGCGTTCCGCCTGCGCATTGCCGCATGGCGGGCCGCGTTTACAGCGCAAGAAGGTCGTCGGTGGGCACTGTTCTTCGATGACGCATACGAGTTCGCTGCGGCCCTGTTCGGGGCCTGGCATGCTGGCGTAGAGCCTTATCTGCCGGCCGACGCACAGGCGGCGACCGTGGCGCGGCTGCGGCGCGAAGTCGATGGTCTTGCCGGTGATTGGCCCGCGCCCTTGCTCACATTGCAGGCTGAGCAGCCTGCCGCAGACGCGGACACCGATTTTCCTGCGCTCGGCACTTCCTGCCGCTTGGTGGTATACACCTCCGGCTCCAGTGGCGAGCCCACTGCCATTGCCAAGCGACTTGACCAGCTCGATAGTGAGGTGGCTGCGCTCGCGCGATGCTGGCCGCAACTGCCCGAGGATTGCCTGGTCCATGGAACAGTGTCGCACCAGCATATCTACGGCCTGCTGTTCCGCGTGCTTTGGCCGCTGGCAGCTGGGCGCCCGTTTGCGGCTGCGCAATTGCGTCTGCCCGAACAGATGGCTGCCGAGCTGGCCCGGCAGCCATCACTGCTGGTGACGAGTCCTGCTCATCTGAAGCGCCTGCCGGCTGCGGTCGATTGGTCTGGCGCGAAAGCCAGGCTGGCGGGCGTGTTCTCGTCGGGCGGCCCACTACCTGAATCCGCGATACCGCTTTGTGCACAACTGCTGGGCCAGTCGCCGGTGGAAATCTATGGCAGCTCCGAAACGGGGGGCGTGGCATGGCGGCAACGGGGCGGGGTGGAGGCCGTGGATTGCTGGCAGCCGTTGCCCGGCGTCAAGCTGCGTGCGACGTTGGCGCATCTGGAAGTCCGGTCCGCCCACCTGCCGGACAACGGCTGGCACGCCATGCCGGATCGCGTACGTTTTCATGACGAGGGATTCGAGTTGCTGGGACGGGCCGATCGCATCGTCAAGATCGAGGAAAAGCGCGTATCGCTGGATGCACTGGAGGCGGCGCTGCTGCAAAGCGGATTGCTGCAAGACGCGCGTGCGCTGACTCTGCAAGGTGAGCGTTCCATACTCGCCGTCGTTGCTGTGCCCAACGATGCAGGCTGGGCATTGCACGACAATGGTGGAAAACGGGCGTTGAACGACGCGTTGCGCGATGGCCTGCGGGGCGTGGTGGAGCCGGTGGCGCTGCCGCGGCGCTGGCGCTACCCCTGGGCGCTGCCGGTGAACAGCCAGGGGAAGACCACTGCTGCGGCGCTTGTCGATTGCTTCGATCTGCGCGAGCCGGAGGCGCGCCTGCTGCATGCCGATGCCAACGAAGCCCAGCTGCGCTTGGCGATCAATGCCAAGCTGCCGTATTTCGACGGCCACTTTGCCCTGGCTCCGGTACTGCCCGGCGTGGCGCAACTGGAATGGGTGGTCGGGCTGGGGCGTCGGCTGTTCCCGCTGCCGAGCCGCTTCCTGCGGCTGGAGACCGCCAAGTTCCAGCACGTGATTGCACCTGGCGCCATGCTCGATCTGGAACTGAAGTTCAACCCGGAGCGCGGCAGTCTGGCTTATCTGCTCTCTTCGTCTGCTGGCGTGCATGCCAGTGGCAGGGTTGTGTTCGGGGATGCGGCATGA
- a CDS encoding glycosyltransferase family 2 protein, which yields MKCCAVIPVYNHGDAVGAVIAALRGHALPVILVDDGSESSCAAVLDGWAAGDPEHIAVVRLNENQGKGGAMMAGLSEAHRRGYSHALQIDADGQHDAGDIAAFIAASQAQPTALICGCPVYDESVPKARRYCRYLTHVWVWINTLSFAIRDSMCGFRIYPLAPTVALIDARQIGKRMDFDIEILVRLFWRDMQIVNMPTRVHYPTDGISHFRAWRDNVLISRMHARLFFGMLLRSPLLLARKLARSVA from the coding sequence ATGAAGTGCTGTGCCGTGATTCCGGTCTACAACCATGGCGACGCGGTCGGCGCCGTGATCGCCGCGCTGCGCGGCCATGCGCTGCCGGTGATCCTGGTCGACGACGGCAGCGAGTCATCTTGCGCTGCCGTGCTGGATGGCTGGGCGGCGGGCGATCCTGAACACATCGCCGTAGTGCGTCTCAATGAAAACCAGGGCAAGGGCGGTGCCATGATGGCGGGCCTCTCCGAAGCGCATCGACGTGGCTACAGCCACGCGCTGCAGATCGATGCCGACGGCCAGCACGATGCGGGCGACATCGCTGCTTTCATTGCGGCGAGCCAGGCGCAACCGACCGCGCTGATCTGCGGCTGCCCGGTATACGACGAGAGCGTGCCGAAGGCACGACGCTATTGCCGTTATCTCACGCATGTTTGGGTGTGGATCAATACGCTGTCGTTCGCCATCCGCGATTCCATGTGCGGTTTCCGCATCTATCCGCTGGCGCCGACGGTGGCGCTGATCGATGCCAGACAGATCGGCAAGCGCATGGATTTCGACATTGAAATTCTGGTACGGCTGTTCTGGCGCGACATGCAGATCGTCAACATGCCAACCCGCGTGCATTACCCTACCGATGGCATTTCGCATTTCCGTGCCTGGCGCGACAACGTGTTGATCTCGCGCATGCACGCGCGGCTGTTTTTCGGCATGTTGCTGCGCTCGCCGCTCCTGCTGGCACGCAAGCTCGCGCGGAGTGTGGCATGA
- a CDS encoding LpxL/LpxP family acyltransferase produces the protein MSRQSSSRHWAQMGENTFVFGTLLLFWIYRILGRWPFRFCLLPVVFVQWLCQPVLRASSLQYLSRLQQATGALGRDPDWRDSLRHAWLFAETMLDKLLAVSGRYREADVRIVGGEVVYQAALAGQGAVIVTAHLGCLELCRVLGERRPGFKLNVLVHTRHAVRFNQLLKRLNPNNELTLLQVTEIGPATALLLAEKLAAGECIAIAGDRIPVAGGRTVTVDFLGHPAPFPIGPYVLASLLKCPLYLLGCIHEGRGYAAHFECLAERIVLPRQDRESALQRYAAGYAAAVTALLQRSPYDWFNFFAFWDQAHDVRSN, from the coding sequence ATGAGCAGGCAAAGCAGTTCGCGCCATTGGGCGCAGATGGGCGAAAACACCTTCGTCTTCGGCACGTTGTTGCTGTTCTGGATCTACCGGATACTGGGTCGCTGGCCATTCCGTTTCTGCCTGCTGCCGGTAGTGTTCGTGCAGTGGCTGTGTCAGCCGGTGCTACGTGCATCATCGCTGCAGTACCTATCCCGCTTGCAGCAGGCAACCGGCGCGCTCGGGCGCGATCCCGACTGGCGCGACAGCCTGCGCCACGCCTGGCTGTTCGCCGAAACCATGCTCGACAAGCTGCTGGCGGTATCCGGGCGTTATCGCGAGGCCGATGTGCGTATCGTCGGCGGCGAGGTGGTCTACCAGGCGGCATTGGCCGGGCAGGGCGCGGTCATCGTCACCGCTCACCTCGGTTGCCTGGAGCTGTGCCGCGTGCTCGGCGAGCGTCGTCCCGGCTTCAAGCTCAATGTACTGGTGCACACCCGGCACGCGGTGCGCTTCAACCAGCTGCTCAAGCGCCTGAATCCGAATAACGAGCTGACCCTGCTGCAGGTGACGGAGATCGGGCCAGCCACGGCGCTGCTGCTGGCCGAGAAGCTCGCCGCCGGTGAATGCATAGCCATCGCGGGAGACCGGATTCCGGTGGCTGGCGGCCGTACCGTCACCGTCGATTTCCTCGGCCATCCCGCACCGTTCCCGATCGGGCCGTACGTACTCGCCAGCTTGCTCAAGTGCCCCTTGTACCTGCTTGGCTGTATCCACGAGGGGCGGGGCTACGCCGCCCATTTCGAGTGCCTTGCCGAGCGGATCGTGCTGCCTCGCCAGGATCGCGAATCTGCCCTGCAACGCTATGCCGCCGGCTATGCGGCAGCCGTGACTGCGCTGCTGCAACGCTCACCATATGACTGGTTCAATTTCTTTGCTTTCTGGGATCAAGCCCATGATGTCCGTTCCAACTGA
- a CDS encoding HAL/PAL/TAL family ammonia-lyase codes for MMSVPTDPIRFDGTRLAIEDVVALSARSCVAELSMDAAFRARITRGADFLDRLLAEDGVIYGVTTGYGDSCTVTIPPELVPQLPYHLYTYHGCGAGRFLDAEETRAVLAARLASLAQGVSGVSVALLEQLATLLREDILPRIPAEGSVGASGDLTPLSYVAAVLCGEREVLYRGAVRSTADVFAELGITPLRLRPKEGLAIMNGTAVMTALACLAWQRASYLCDLATRLTAINVIASAGNAHHFDEALFAVKPHAGQQGVAARIRADLASDTPPRNEARLQDRYSLRCAPHVIGVLADALPFLRGMIENELNSANDNPIIDGEHERVLHGGHFYGGHIAFAMDSLKNAVANVADLLDRQLALLVDTRFNHGLPSNLSGATGPRAAINHGLKALQISVSAWTAEALKQTMPASVFSRSTECHNQDKVSMGTIAARDCLRVLELTEQVAAAMLIAARQGLALRERIDGDLQLTPALVAMQAALADRIALVEEDRALDRELIDLLTAIRARHWSLYAD; via the coding sequence ATGATGTCCGTTCCAACTGATCCCATCCGTTTCGACGGCACACGCTTGGCGATCGAGGATGTGGTGGCCTTGTCGGCCCGTAGCTGCGTCGCCGAATTGTCCATGGATGCGGCATTCCGGGCGCGCATTACCCGCGGCGCCGATTTCCTCGATCGCTTGCTTGCCGAGGATGGCGTGATCTACGGCGTGACCACCGGCTACGGTGATTCGTGCACGGTGACGATCCCGCCCGAGCTGGTGCCGCAGTTGCCGTACCACCTTTACACCTATCACGGCTGTGGCGCCGGCCGTTTCCTCGATGCCGAGGAAACCCGCGCGGTACTGGCCGCTCGCCTGGCTTCGCTGGCGCAGGGTGTTTCCGGCGTGAGCGTGGCTTTGCTCGAACAACTGGCAACCCTGCTGAGAGAGGACATCCTGCCGCGCATTCCCGCCGAGGGCTCGGTTGGTGCGAGCGGCGATTTGACGCCGCTGTCCTATGTTGCGGCGGTCTTGTGCGGCGAGCGCGAGGTGCTGTATCGCGGCGCGGTCCGCTCGACGGCCGACGTGTTTGCCGAGCTCGGGATCACCCCGCTCAGGCTGCGACCCAAGGAAGGGCTCGCCATCATGAATGGCACGGCAGTGATGACGGCGCTGGCCTGCCTTGCCTGGCAGCGTGCGTCCTACCTGTGTGATCTGGCCACCCGGCTGACGGCGATCAACGTGATCGCGAGTGCCGGCAATGCGCATCACTTCGACGAGGCATTGTTCGCGGTGAAGCCGCATGCGGGCCAGCAAGGCGTAGCCGCGCGCATCCGCGCCGATCTGGCCAGCGATACGCCGCCGCGCAACGAGGCACGCTTGCAGGATCGCTATTCGTTGCGCTGTGCGCCGCACGTGATCGGCGTGCTGGCTGATGCCTTGCCCTTTCTGCGGGGCATGATCGAGAACGAGCTCAACAGCGCCAACGACAATCCCATCATCGATGGCGAGCACGAGCGTGTGCTCCATGGCGGCCACTTCTATGGCGGCCATATCGCCTTTGCGATGGACAGCCTGAAGAACGCGGTGGCCAACGTGGCCGACCTGCTCGACCGCCAGTTGGCGTTGCTGGTCGATACCCGTTTCAATCATGGCCTGCCGAGCAACCTGTCCGGTGCGACCGGGCCGCGTGCCGCGATCAACCACGGCCTCAAGGCGTTGCAGATCAGCGTGTCGGCGTGGACTGCCGAGGCGCTGAAGCAGACCATGCCGGCCTCGGTGTTCAGCCGCTCGACCGAATGTCACAACCAGGACAAGGTGAGCATGGGCACCATCGCCGCCCGCGATTGCCTGCGCGTGCTGGAGCTGACCGAGCAAGTGGCTGCGGCCATGCTGATTGCTGCACGCCAAGGCTTGGCGCTGCGCGAGCGCATCGATGGCGACCTGCAGCTCACCCCCGCGCTCGTCGCCATGCAAGCTGCGCTGGCCGACCGCATTGCACTGGTCGAGGAGGACAGGGCGCTTGATCGCGAGCTGATCGATCTGTTGACCGCCATCCGTGCCCGGCACTGGAGCCTGTATGCCGATTGA
- a CDS encoding acyl-CoA thioesterase, with translation MPIELSHEITLTPAFHDLDPMNCVWHGNYVKYLELARSALLGKLDYDYPQMRDSGYAWPIVDMRLKYVGMVQFGQQITVRAEITEWENRLRIDYLISDSATGRRLNQAHTIQVAVAVEGWEMQYVCPPILWEKLGVQP, from the coding sequence ATGCCGATTGAACTGAGCCATGAGATCACGCTGACGCCCGCGTTCCACGATCTCGATCCGATGAACTGCGTGTGGCACGGCAACTACGTGAAATACCTGGAGTTGGCGCGCAGCGCACTCCTGGGCAAGCTGGACTATGACTACCCGCAGATGCGCGATTCCGGTTATGCCTGGCCCATCGTCGACATGCGGCTCAAATACGTGGGCATGGTGCAATTCGGTCAGCAGATCACCGTTCGGGCCGAGATCACCGAGTGGGAGAACCGGCTGCGCATCGATTACCTGATCAGCGATAGTGCCACCGGCCGCCGACTGAACCAGGCGCACACCATCCAGGTCGCGGTAGCGGTCGAGGGGTGGGAGATGCAGTACGTCTGCCCACCCATCTTGTGGGAGAAGCTGGGGGTGCAGCCATGA
- a CDS encoding outer membrane lipoprotein carrier protein LolA — MMVRWLTVAGLALACQMAVAADLAQSVKAQLAQPAVLRGDFVQHRKVVGFKKPLVSRGDFVVARERGVLWRTVKPFAGELRLTRDEIAATQDGQTAFRLDAAKEPAVRMINGLLFALLNGDVTALAGHFTLEGQVEAARWQLQLTPRTASLAKLMKSISLQGDAFVRHIEIEETGGDRTVIDFTGQRAEPAALNAEERARFD; from the coding sequence ATGATGGTGCGTTGGCTCACCGTGGCTGGGCTGGCGCTGGCCTGCCAGATGGCAGTTGCTGCGGATCTGGCGCAGTCGGTGAAGGCGCAACTGGCGCAACCGGCCGTGCTGCGCGGGGATTTCGTGCAGCACAGGAAAGTGGTGGGTTTCAAGAAACCGCTGGTTTCGCGCGGTGACTTCGTGGTCGCCCGCGAACGTGGCGTGCTGTGGCGGACTGTGAAGCCGTTTGCTGGCGAACTGAGGCTGACGCGTGACGAGATCGCAGCCACGCAGGATGGGCAGACCGCGTTCCGGCTGGATGCAGCGAAGGAGCCTGCCGTTCGCATGATCAACGGCCTGCTGTTTGCGCTGCTCAATGGCGATGTGACTGCGCTTGCTGGCCATTTCACGCTGGAAGGGCAGGTAGAGGCTGCACGCTGGCAATTGCAGCTGACGCCGCGTACCGCGTCGCTTGCCAAACTGATGAAGTCCATTTCGCTGCAGGGTGACGCGTTTGTCCGGCATATCGAGATCGAGGAAACCGGCGGCGATCGCACGGTGATCGATTTCACCGGGCAGCGCGCTGAACCCGCCGCCCTGAATGCCGAGGAGCGGGCGCGTTTTGACTGA
- a CDS encoding MMPL family transporter — MSVPSRLAHWLAWGWLAVVLVVSGHNAWLWTGGRLQLDTDLLAMLPQNEREPLVQDATRKLADAATRRIVVLVGGGDWVAAQRAGDAFAARLQQARLPLAIKYRVDEAEAAAWLEFFAPYRHGLLTDAQRAGLQTKPTEALVQEAMAALYQPLGMPRVGAWQADPLNLFGGWLASRASDSKVRVTDGRLSLDDGDRHYALLMLELQGAAFSITAQQAVVPELAEAGAAARAVSPQVRVHHAGVPLHAAAAAEQAEREVHTIGVGSLLGIVLLTLLVFSAVRPRLLVMLSIAIGLLAAISACVLIFGRLHLITVVFGASLVGVAENYGSNYFCNRQGRPAAERWMLLREQGPVMWLAMLTTVIGYALLAVTPFPGLQQIAVFSAAGLLAAFVTVLWWFPWLDGGRPLGETRWSRWIGGWRARWPTFGRNRLAVAVVCCTSVLLLAGVSQLHSNDDIRQLQSAPPQLVADQLAVGRLLDLPSPAQFYLVQGNSPEQVLQREEALKQQLAPLLAQGALRGVQAISDWVPSARQQAEARALQQHMIFGAKGVLALAARQLDESVVLPHLAAPTLTVQQWLSAPVSEPLRAQWLGRLGDGYASVVLLRGVESAARLPALADVARTVAGVRWVDKVGEVSEVMARYRLLMGWVIVAGYLLVFAALSIRFGRQAWRALLPTAVASAMTVALLAVLGQPLQLFNVLALLLILGMGVDYGIFMLEQPGRDQTRPFLSITLAAACTLLAFGLLALSSTPALRAFGLTMLFGIALSWLLAPFFLPAVAGCNDRSDLERNE, encoded by the coding sequence ATGTCCGTCCCGTCCCGTCTTGCGCACTGGCTTGCCTGGGGGTGGCTGGCGGTTGTGCTTGTGGTCTCGGGTCACAACGCATGGTTGTGGACCGGCGGCCGCCTGCAGCTCGATACCGATCTGCTGGCCATGCTGCCGCAAAACGAACGCGAACCGCTGGTTCAGGATGCCACGCGCAAGCTCGCCGATGCCGCCACCCGGCGTATCGTGGTGCTGGTCGGCGGCGGCGACTGGGTTGCGGCGCAGCGTGCCGGCGATGCCTTTGCCGCACGGCTGCAGCAAGCCCGGTTACCGCTGGCGATCAAGTACCGGGTCGATGAGGCCGAGGCGGCAGCTTGGCTGGAGTTCTTTGCACCCTATCGCCATGGCCTGTTGACCGATGCGCAGCGGGCTGGCCTGCAGACCAAGCCGACCGAGGCGCTGGTGCAGGAGGCCATGGCCGCCTTGTACCAGCCATTGGGCATGCCACGAGTGGGGGCCTGGCAGGCCGATCCACTCAATCTGTTCGGCGGTTGGTTGGCAAGCCGGGCCAGCGATAGCAAGGTACGCGTAACGGATGGTCGGCTGTCGCTGGATGACGGTGATCGCCATTACGCGCTACTGATGCTGGAGCTGCAAGGTGCGGCATTCTCCATCACGGCGCAGCAGGCCGTGGTGCCGGAACTGGCCGAGGCGGGCGCAGCGGCGCGCGCTGTCTCCCCGCAGGTGCGGGTCCACCATGCTGGCGTGCCCTTGCATGCGGCGGCGGCGGCCGAGCAGGCCGAGCGCGAGGTTCATACCATCGGCGTGGGCTCCTTGCTTGGCATCGTGCTGTTGACCTTGCTGGTATTCAGCGCGGTGCGCCCCCGACTGCTGGTAATGCTGTCGATCGCCATCGGACTGCTGGCAGCCATCTCGGCTTGCGTCTTGATCTTCGGCCGGCTGCATCTCATCACCGTGGTGTTCGGCGCGAGCCTGGTTGGCGTGGCCGAAAACTATGGCAGCAACTACTTTTGCAACCGGCAGGGCCGGCCGGCCGCCGAGCGCTGGATGCTGCTGCGCGAGCAAGGTCCGGTGATGTGGCTGGCGATGCTGACTACCGTGATCGGCTATGCGCTGCTGGCTGTCACGCCGTTCCCGGGACTGCAGCAGATCGCGGTGTTTTCCGCAGCGGGCCTGCTGGCGGCCTTCGTCACCGTGCTCTGGTGGTTCCCCTGGCTGGATGGTGGGCGCCCTCTGGGCGAAACACGCTGGTCGCGCTGGATTGGCGGCTGGCGTGCCCGTTGGCCGACCTTTGGGCGCAATCGCCTGGCCGTGGCCGTGGTGTGCTGCACAAGCGTGCTGCTGCTTGCGGGCGTGAGCCAGCTGCACAGCAACGATGACATCCGGCAACTGCAAAGCGCCCCACCGCAGCTTGTTGCTGATCAACTGGCAGTGGGCCGCTTGCTTGATCTGCCGAGCCCCGCGCAGTTCTACCTGGTGCAAGGCAACAGCCCGGAACAGGTGCTGCAGCGCGAGGAGGCACTGAAACAGCAATTGGCGCCGCTGCTTGCACAAGGCGCGCTGCGTGGCGTGCAGGCGATCTCCGACTGGGTACCTTCGGCACGACAACAGGCCGAGGCTCGCGCTTTGCAGCAACACATGATTTTTGGCGCGAAGGGGGTACTGGCGCTCGCCGCGCGCCAGCTGGATGAATCAGTCGTGTTGCCGCATCTTGCCGCGCCGACGCTGACGGTGCAGCAATGGCTGTCCGCTCCGGTTTCGGAGCCGCTGCGTGCGCAATGGCTCGGTCGGCTTGGCGATGGGTATGCCAGCGTGGTGCTGCTACGCGGGGTGGAATCTGCCGCACGGCTGCCGGCATTGGCCGACGTCGCAAGGACAGTCGCTGGCGTGCGCTGGGTCGACAAGGTGGGTGAGGTGTCCGAGGTGATGGCACGCTATCGCCTGCTGATGGGCTGGGTGATCGTTGCGGGCTATCTGTTGGTGTTCGCCGCACTCAGCATCCGGTTTGGTCGCCAGGCTTGGCGTGCCTTGCTGCCGACTGCGGTTGCGAGCGCCATGACGGTGGCGCTGCTGGCCGTGCTCGGTCAGCCGCTGCAGTTGTTCAACGTGCTGGCGTTGCTGCTGATCCTCGGGATGGGAGTCGACTACGGCATCTTCATGCTCGAGCAGCCGGGGCGTGATCAGACCCGGCCTTTTCTCTCCATTACGTTGGCCGCCGCCTGCACGTTGCTGGCTTTCGGCCTCTTGGCGTTGTCCTCCACGCCGGCCCTGCGCGCCTTTGGCCTGACCATGCTGTTCGGCATCGCGCTGTCCTGGCTGCTGGCGCCCTTTTTCCTGCCGGCCGTGGCCGGTTGCAATGATCGATCCGACCTTGAACGAAACGAATGA
- a CDS encoding class I SAM-dependent methyltransferase, giving the protein MMQAKTFSPERQSAFAARFEAQKIAFAPVVFQCVRYAWKRGMLQALAETGDAGCSVAELAATGRWTSYALKLVLESCLSAGVVSLRDGRYLLDKTGYCVLNDEITRINYDFINDVCYLGLADLERSLDEETPLGLRVFGEWPTLYQGLAELPEPARSSWFAFDHHYSDTSFPTILPDVFATAPRQVMDIGANTGKFSRAALEYNPEATLHLVDLPQQLAIAEATLEAAGLRTRAELHPRDMLQSEATFPAGMDVIWMSQFLSCFSEPVIASILQRAASALAPQGQVLILDTLWDRQRYDIAAYCLINTSPYFTAMASGNSKIYQCDDYVRLAEAAGLKLLTTRDGIGYCHTLLRFAKA; this is encoded by the coding sequence ATGATGCAAGCTAAAACCTTTTCCCCCGAGCGGCAGAGTGCCTTCGCCGCGCGTTTCGAAGCGCAGAAGATCGCTTTTGCGCCGGTGGTGTTCCAGTGCGTGCGCTATGCCTGGAAGCGCGGCATGCTGCAGGCGCTGGCCGAAACCGGTGATGCCGGTTGCAGCGTGGCCGAGCTGGCTGCCACCGGGCGCTGGACCAGCTACGCACTCAAGCTGGTGCTGGAGAGCTGTCTTTCCGCTGGCGTGGTCTCGCTGCGCGATGGGCGCTACCTGCTCGACAAGACCGGCTACTGCGTGCTGAACGACGAAATCACCCGGATCAACTACGACTTCATCAACGATGTCTGCTACCTCGGCCTCGCCGACCTCGAGCGCTCGCTCGATGAGGAAACACCACTGGGGCTGAGGGTATTCGGCGAGTGGCCCACGCTGTACCAGGGGTTGGCCGAGCTGCCGGAGCCTGCAAGATCGAGCTGGTTCGCCTTCGACCATCACTATTCGGACACCTCGTTCCCGACCATCCTGCCCGACGTCTTTGCAACGGCGCCGCGGCAGGTGATGGACATCGGTGCCAATACGGGCAAGTTCAGCCGCGCGGCGCTCGAATACAACCCAGAGGCGACGCTGCACCTGGTGGACCTGCCACAGCAACTGGCAATCGCGGAGGCGACGCTGGAGGCCGCAGGTTTGCGGACGCGTGCCGAGCTGCACCCGCGCGACATGCTGCAATCCGAGGCAACCTTTCCGGCGGGCATGGACGTGATCTGGATGAGCCAGTTCCTCAGCTGCTTCAGCGAGCCGGTCATCGCCAGTATCCTGCAGCGGGCTGCTTCTGCTCTGGCGCCACAGGGGCAGGTGCTGATCCTGGACACCTTGTGGGACAGGCAGCGCTACGACATCGCTGCCTATTGCCTGATCAATACCTCGCCGTATTTCACCGCGATGGCCAGCGGCAATAGCAAGATCTACCAGTGTGACGACTATGTCCGGCTGGCCGAGGCGGCCGGCCTGAAGTTGTTGACGACGCGTGACGGCATCGGTTACTGCCATACGCTGTTGCGCTTTGCGAAGGCCTGA
- a CDS encoding DUF3261 domain-containing protein: MVLLCVLLMACTSEPQRLHLPALQLAPAAFGGNVSLAQQLTLSKVSTAEPMPTRRIDAQLEIDEGQVRLAGLALGQRVLTLRWNGEKLDSERHPLLPEEVDATRVLRDIQLVYWPAEAIQVALPQGWHLRDERQQRVLSFDGVAQVSIRYAGEPRWIGQATIDNRLEQYRLEIDSAPIEE, translated from the coding sequence ATGGTGTTGCTCTGCGTGCTGCTGATGGCCTGCACGTCGGAGCCACAGCGCCTGCACCTGCCGGCGTTGCAGCTGGCGCCGGCTGCATTCGGCGGCAATGTCAGCCTTGCCCAGCAGCTCACATTGAGCAAGGTGTCGACGGCTGAGCCGATGCCGACCCGTCGCATTGATGCCCAGCTGGAGATCGATGAGGGGCAGGTCCGGCTGGCGGGGCTTGCGCTGGGCCAGCGCGTACTGACGTTACGCTGGAACGGCGAAAAACTGGATAGCGAGCGGCATCCGCTCTTGCCCGAGGAGGTCGACGCTACGCGTGTGCTGCGTGATATCCAGCTGGTGTACTGGCCAGCCGAAGCGATCCAGGTAGCCTTGCCGCAGGGCTGGCACCTGCGGGACGAGCGACAGCAGCGGGTATTGAGTTTTGACGGCGTGGCGCAGGTGAGCATCCGATACGCCGGCGAGCCCCGCTGGATCGGGCAGGCCACGATCGATAACCGGCTGGAGCAATACCGGCTGGAGATCGATTCGGCACCGATCGAGGAATAA